A genomic window from Camelina sativa cultivar DH55 chromosome 2, Cs, whole genome shotgun sequence includes:
- the LOC104738349 gene encoding kinesin-like protein KIN-4C isoform X2, translating to MESTECVRVAVNIRPLITPELLNGCSDCITVAPKEPQVHIGSHTFTYDFVYGNAGYPCSKIYDHCVAPLVDALFKGYNATVLAYGQTGSGKTYTMGTNYSGDGTNGGVIPNVMEDIFKRVETTTKDSELLIRVSFIEIFKEEVFDLLDSNSSALLKNDSGVQAKHTALSRAPIQIRETASGGITLAGVTEAEVKTKEEMGSYLARGSLARATGSTNMNSQSSRSHAIFTITLEQKKISSGSFTTTENGGEDILCAKLHLVDLAGSERAKRTGADGMRLKEGIHINKGLLALGNVISALGDEKKRKEGGHVPYRDSKLTRLLQDSLGGNSKTVMIACVSPADTNAEETLNTLKYANRARNIQNKAVINRDPATAQMQRMRSQIEQLQTELLFYRGDSGAFDELQILKHKISLLEASNRELQNELQERRVASEHFSKRAYDAQVEKDKLIMIIESVRNGKSLDEIETCQNEDVGLVKKYVSKIQELEGELLHIKSLKKSSNCQYSDDSCDDGPRSNNVLFPSSNESSDCEDKVIDVTVELELQEKEIEHCSLQEKLDMELKELDKRLEEKEAEMKRFSSGGTSVLKHYEKKVHELEQEKRALQREIEGLKQNLASIPSGDGAQKQKEDYYQKLQTLETQFSVLKKKQEAQSQLLRQRQKSDDVAGKLQDEIQRIKSQKVQLQQKIKQESEQFRTWKASREKEVMQLKKEGRRNEYEMHKLMALNQKQKLVLQRKTEEASQATKRLKELLETRKGSSREALSGASVNGPGTQALMQAIEHEIEVTVHVHEVRSEYERQMEERARMAKEAARLREERDLLKNAQISVHGDTMSPGARNSRIFALENMLATSSNTLVSMASQLSEAEERERVFGGRGRWNQVRTLGDAKSIMNYLFNLASTARCLARDKEADCREKDVLIRDLKEKIVKFSSYVRYLEIQRADLVQQGKAQASELKKLYAEINQNNEHSLKKQETRNSTIVLEDMDTSDSETSDHDEREDPDLDDEWKPELESERDSELESAIKLNRKRNFKVGRRRSSVVVMRRSYEENLEAPSDDAVKSTSPSDICCCTCSRSSSCKTMKCQCRATKGSCGPSCGCSAVKCSNRNADGMQSNSISESEALESSQESDEKDKDQQQQVLASRGATLLQNALANKPGEETNDGGTRRRRKPLSDIGNTTGKSNVPRPSQRKKWKKTVLQLVPVGPPAPPTTPASSQEQANPVSLDMEAATKPENSDSGESMKVKLPRAMKSASSNGSNLLRERNADQNGGESVGNGGLVQNNSGRASGSRTSDEKENHTRRI from the exons ATGGAGAGCACAGAGTGCGTTAGGGTTGCTGTAAATATCCGGCCGTTAATTACGCCGGAGCTTTTAAACGGTTGCTCAGATTGCATTACCGTAGCCCCAAAAGAGCCTCAA GTTCATATTGGCTCACATACGTTTACTTATGATTTCGTTTATGGAAATGCTGGCTACCCGTGCTCAAAGATTTATGATCATTGCGTTGCTCCACTTGTGGACGCGCTATTCAAAGGATACAATGCTACTGTTCTTGCTTACGGCcag ACTGGTTCAGGGAAAACCTACACCATGGGTACTAATTATAGTGGAGATGGCACAAATGGTGGAGTTATACCAAACGTTATGGaagatatatttaaaagagtGGAGACCACCACCAAAGACTCTGAACTATTGATACGAGTGTCTTTTATTGAG ATTTTTAAGGAAGAGGTTTTCGATTTGCTTGACTCAAATTCCTCGGCCCTTTTAAAAAATGACAGTGGAGTTCAAGCAAAGCACACTGCCCTCTCGAGAGCTCCAATTCAAATCAGGGAAACTGCCAGTGGAGGAATAACATTGGCTGGCGTTACAGAGGCAGAAGTCAAGACGAAAGAAGAGATGGGCTCGTATCTAGCACGCGGCTCTTTGGCTCGAGCTACTGGCAGCACAAACATGAATAGCCAATCAAG TCGGTCCCATGCAATCTTCACAATCACTTTGGAACAAAAGAAGATTTCCAGCGGTTCTTTCACAACAACTGAAAATGGAGGTGAAGATATCCTATGTGCAAAGCTTCATTTGGTTGATTTAGCGGGGTCAGAACGTGCAAAACGAACAGGAGCTGATGGGATGCGTTTGAAAGAAG GTATTCACATTAACAAAGGTCTACTAGCACTTGGAAATGTTATTAGTGCACTTGGagatgagaaaaagagaaaggaaggaGGTCATGTTCCTTACCGTGACAGCAAGTTAACTCGTTTGCTTCAG GATTCTTTAGGTGGCAATAGCAAAACTGTGATGATTG CTTGTGTAAGTCCAGCTGATACAAATGCCGAGGAAACTTTAAATACGCTCAAATACGCAAATCGTGCTCGCAATATTCAAAACAAAGCAGTG ATCAATCGAGATCCAGCAACAGCACAAATGCAAAGAATGCGGAGTCAAATTGAGCAGCTGCAGACAGAACTCTTGTTCTATCGGGGTGATAGCGGTGCTTTTGATGAGCTCCAG ATTCTCAAGCATAAGATATCACTCCTTGAGGCAAGCAATCGTGAGCTACAAAACGAACTTCAAGAACGAAGAGTCGCTTCTGAGCATTTCTCAAAGCGTGCTTATGATGCTCAG GTTGAAAAGGACAAACTCATAATGATTATTGAATCTGTTCGCAATGGTAAATCCTTGGATGAGATTGAAACGTGCCAAAATGAG GACGttggtttggtgaagaagtACGTTTCAAAAATTCAAGAGCTAGAAGGAGAGCTGTTGCATATCAAAAGCTTGAAGAAATCCAGTAACTGCCAATATTCAGATGATTCCTGTGATGATGGGCCTCGTTCGAACAATGTCTTGTTTCCCTCGTCTAATGAGTCGTCGGATTGTGAAGACAAAGTGATAGATGTCACGG TTGAACTTGAACTTCAAGAAAAGGAGATTGAGCATTGCTCACTGCAAGAGAAGTTGGATATGGAGCTGAAGGAATTAGATAAGAGACTTGAAGAAAAGGAG GCTGAAATGAAGCGGTTTTCAAGTGGTGGTACATCTGTTCTCAAACATTATGAGAAAAAAGTTCATGAGCTAGAACAGGAAAAAAGAGCACTGCAG AGAGAAATTGAAGGTTTGAAACAGAACCTTGCTAGCATACCATCAGGTGATGGTGCCCAGAAACAGAAGGAAGATTATTATCAGAAACTGCAGACGCTTGAAACTCAG TTTTCTgttctgaagaagaaacaagaagcaCAGTCTCAGCTTTTGAGACAAAGGCAGAAAAGTGATGATGTGGCAGGAAAATTGCAGGATGAAATACAAAGAATTAAGTCCCAGAAG GTGCAATTACAGCAAAAGATTAAGCAGGAGTCAGAACAGTTCAGGACTTGGAAGGCTTCGAGAGAGAAGGAAGTAATGCAG CTCAAAAAAGAGGGAAGGAGAAATGAGTATGAGATGCACAAACTCATGGCTTTGAATCAAAAACAGAAGTTG GTTTTGCAAAGAAAGACAGAAGAGGCATCTCAGGCGACAAAAAGACTTAAAGAGCTTTTAGAAACTCGAAAGGGGTCTTCACGTGAAGCTTTAA GTGGGGCAAGTGTTAATGGTCCTGGAACTCAG GCATTGATGCAAGCAATTGAGCATGAGATTGAAGTCACAGTTCATGTTCATGAAGTGCGTTCTGAATACGAGAGGCAAATGGAAGA GAGAGCAAGAATGGCTAAGGAAGCTGCACGGCTAAGAGAAGAAAGGGATCTGCTCAAGAATGCCCAAATAAG CGTTCATGGTGACACCATGTCTCCTGGTGCAAGAAACTCAAGGATTTTTGCTCTGGAGAATATGCTTGCCACCTCATCCAACACTCTCGTCTCCATGGCATCACAGTTATCTGAAGCAGAAGAGCGCGAACGTGTGTTTGGTGGAAGAGGGAGGTGGAACCAAGTTAGAACGCTAGGTGACGCAAAGAGTATCATGAACTATCTGTTCAATTTGGCATCAACTGCGAG GTGTCTAGCTCGAGATAAAGAGGCAGACTGCAGAGAAAAAGATGTCCTTATAAGAGacctgaaagaaaaaatagtaaagTTTAGCAGTTATGTTAGATACTTGGAGATCCAAAGAGCAGACCTCGTGCAGCAAGGGAAAGCACAG GCCTCGGAGTTGAAGAAATTGTACGCAGAAATTAACCAAAACAATGAGCATAGTTTGAAAAAGCAGGAAACCCGAAACTCGACTATAGTTCTTGAGGACATGGATACATCTGATTCTGAAACGTCAGACCATGATGAACGGGAAGATCCAGATCTTGATGACGAATGGAAACCTGAACTTGAATCAGAGCGTGATTCAGAGCTGGAATCGGCTATAAAGCTGAATAGGAAACGAAACTTCAAAGTGGGAAGACGGCGCTCGAGTGTGGTGGTCATGAGGCGTTCATATGAAGAGAACTTGGAAGCTCCTTCAGATGATGCAGTGAAATCCACATCACCATCTGACATATGTTgttgcacttgcagtaggagcTCCTCGTGCAAGACTATGAAGTGTCAGTGCCGGGCTACAAAGGGATCTTGTGGTCCGTCATGTGGATGTTCTGCAGTGAAATGCTCCAACAGAAACGCAGATGGAATGCAGAGCAATTCCATCTCGGAATCAGAAGCCTTGGAGAGCTCGCAAGAATCTGATGAGAAGGATaaagaccaacaacaacaagtcctTGCTTCACGCGGAGCTACGCTGCTACAGAATGCTCTTGCTAACAAACCAGGGGAGGAGACAAATGAtggaggaacaagaagaagaagaaaacctcTATCAGACATAGGAAACACGAcg GGTAAATCGAATGTGCCAAGGCCAAGCCAAAgaaagaagtggaagaagacTGTGCTTCAGCTTGTCCCTGTTGGTCCACCAGCACCACCAACAACACCAGCTTCATCTCAGGAACAAGCTAATCCGGTGAGTTTAGACATGGAAGCAGCAACAAAGCCGGAAAACAGCGACTCTGGAGAGTCTATGAAAGTGAAGCTCCCGAGGGCGATGAAGTCAGCGTCTTCTAATGGCAGCAACTTGCTGAGAGAAAGAAACGCAGATCAAAACGGCGGCGAATCAGTGGGTAATGGTGGTTTAGTGCAGAACAATTCGGGTAGGGCAAGTGGAAGTAGAACTTCAGATGAAAAGGAGAACCACACTCGTCGGATCTAA